Proteins encoded by one window of Xylella fastidiosa:
- the leuD gene encoding 3-isopropylmalate dehydratase small subunit, producing the protein MKPFTQHTGLVCPLDRVNVDTDQIIPKQFLKSIKRTGFGPNLFDEWRYLDAGQPGQDNSKRPINSDFVLNFPRYRGASVLLARDNFGCGSSREHAAWALDEYGFRTVIAPSFADIFFNNSFKNGLLPLVLNKVEVDALFAQCQVTEGYTLTVDLAAQQVITLDGTTYAFQIDTFRKHCLLNGLDDIGLTLQHAEAIRAFEATHRIRQPWLFAPLR; encoded by the coding sequence ATGAAACCCTTTACCCAACACACCGGCTTGGTCTGTCCACTTGATCGCGTGAATGTCGATACCGATCAGATTATTCCCAAGCAATTTTTAAAGTCGATCAAGCGGACAGGTTTCGGCCCTAATCTGTTCGACGAATGGCGCTATTTGGATGCAGGTCAACCTGGGCAAGACAATAGCAAGCGTCCCATTAATTCAGATTTTGTGCTCAATTTTCCCCGTTATCGTGGGGCGAGTGTGTTGCTGGCGCGCGACAATTTTGGCTGTGGTTCCTCCCGTGAACATGCTGCCTGGGCGCTTGATGAATATGGCTTCCGCACAGTCATCGCGCCGAGCTTTGCTGACATTTTTTTCAACAACAGCTTTAAAAATGGTTTATTGCCTCTTGTGTTGAATAAGGTTGAAGTGGATGCACTGTTTGCACAGTGTCAAGTGACTGAGGGATATACGCTAACTGTGGATTTGGCGGCACAGCAAGTGATTACCCTGGACGGTACTACTTACGCCTTCCAGATCGATACGTTCCGTAAGCATTGTCTACTTAACGGCCTGGATGATATCGGTCTCACCTTACAGCATGCTGAGGCCATCCGCGCTTTTGAGGCCACGCATCGTATACGTCAACCGTGGTTGTTTGCGCCGTTGCGCTGA
- the leuB gene encoding 3-isopropylmalate dehydrogenase has translation MSKKILILPGDGIGHEIVAEAVKVLEHVNVRHTLNMRLSFDALGGAAYEKYGSPLADETLARAREADAVLLGAVGGPQWDTIDPALRPERGLLKIRAQLGLFANLRPALLYPQLADASTLKPEVVAGLDILIVRELTGGLYFGQPRGSRISKNGEREAFDTLPYCESEIRRILKVGFEMARLRGKKLCSVDKANVLASSQLWRTVAGEMAKDYPDVTLSHMYVDNAAMQLVRYPKQFDVIVTENMFGDILSDQASMLTGSIGMLPSASLDANNKGMYEPCHGSAPDIAGQGVANPLATILSVAMLLRYSMGYIKTADAIEYAVGVVLDSGLRTADIWSEGMTKVGTVAMGDAVVAAL, from the coding sequence ATGAGTAAGAAAATTTTGATTCTCCCCGGCGATGGCATTGGACATGAAATCGTTGCTGAAGCCGTTAAAGTGTTAGAGCATGTTAATGTGCGTCATACGCTGAATATGAGGTTGAGTTTCGACGCACTTGGTGGAGCTGCTTATGAAAAATATGGAAGTCCACTGGCTGACGAAACCTTGGCGCGTGCACGTGAGGCGGATGCAGTGTTGCTTGGTGCGGTCGGTGGACCACAGTGGGATACGATTGATCCGGCACTTCGTCCAGAGCGGGGGTTGCTGAAGATTCGTGCTCAATTAGGGCTGTTCGCCAATCTGCGTCCTGCGTTGTTGTACCCGCAATTGGCAGATGCATCCACCCTTAAACCTGAAGTTGTTGCCGGACTCGATATTCTTATCGTGCGTGAACTGACAGGTGGCCTTTATTTTGGACAACCACGCGGCAGCCGCATATCAAAAAATGGCGAGCGTGAAGCGTTTGATACGTTGCCGTATTGCGAGAGTGAAATCCGTCGTATTCTCAAGGTTGGTTTTGAAATGGCGCGTCTGCGTGGTAAGAAACTCTGCTCTGTGGACAAAGCAAATGTGCTTGCTTCCAGTCAGTTGTGGCGCACAGTGGCGGGAGAAATGGCTAAAGATTATCCAGATGTGACCCTCTCGCACATGTATGTGGATAACGCAGCAATGCAATTAGTGCGTTATCCAAAACAGTTTGATGTGATTGTCACTGAAAATATGTTTGGTGACATTCTTTCGGATCAGGCGTCAATGTTGACCGGTTCGATTGGTATGTTGCCGTCTGCGTCGTTGGACGCCAATAACAAAGGGATGTACGAGCCGTGCCATGGTTCGGCGCCCGATATTGCAGGACAAGGGGTCGCCAATCCATTAGCGACTATTTTATCAGTGGCGATGTTATTGCGTTATAGCATGGGATATATCAAAACAGCGGATGCGATTGAATATGCGGTTGGTGTCGTCCTTGATAGTGGTTTGCGTACAGCCGATATTTGGTCCGAAGGGATGACCAAGGTAGGAACTGTAGCGATGGGAGATGCAGTGGTCGCAGCGCTCTAA